The region TTGATGTTTTTGAAGCCGTATTTCCACGGCGTGACTAAGCGGATGGGGGCACCGTTTTGCGGCGGCAGTGTCTTGCCATAAACCCCAACGGCCAGCAGCGCCAAGGGGTTCATGGCCTCATCCAGCCGCAGCCCTTCTACATAGGGATAATCCAGCCCGCCGCCCATGAAGCGATCTTTTTGCCCTGGCATCTGTTCCGGGTCGTAAAGCGTCTGAAACGCCACGTAGCGCGCATTGCTGGTGGGGTCGGCGAATTTAATCAGCTTAGCCAGCTCAAACCCAACCCATGGAATAACCATTGACCACGCTTCTACGCAGCGAAAACGGTAGATTCGCTCTTCCAGCGGGAAGCGTTTTAGCAAATCGTCGATATCCAACGTGAGTGGTTTGGCGACATCGCCGTCTATTTTGATGGTCCAGCCTTCTGTTTTTAGCCCGCCAGCATTGGCTGCGGGATCGGCTTTATCCAAGCCGAATTCATAGAAGTTGTTATAGCCCGTGACCTTATCTTCCGGTGTGAGCGGCAGATCGAGTTTCCAGTCGGCAGGTTGGCTAAATGTGAGCGGTTTACCCGGCGGTGCTTTGGGTTTATCACTGCCTTTAAACCAGGCCAGCAGGTCAGCCTGTGCGGAAAGCGGCAATGCGAGCGCTGCCGCAGAAATACCCAGCGCTTTTAAGACGCGCCGACGCTGATAGAAGAGGGATTCCGGGGTAACGTCGGCTTCCGTGAACTTGCGATGTTTTTGCATGTGAACTCCCGCCAGTCATTATTATTGTTGACGCAAAGTGGCGTTTTTACTGCTTGCCGTTCACTTAGTTACATACTCTAAATAATTCGAGTTGCAGGAAGGCGGCAAGCGAGGGAATCCCGATGAGCTTACTTAAGTAATTGATTCGGGTGAGTGAACGCAGCCAACGCACATGCAGCTTGAAGTATGACGAGTATAGATGAATTGCGGTAGAAACCGCGGTAGGAGAGAGGAAATACTTTTTTGCAGGGTGTAACAGCGCTCGAGATTACTGATAATGCGTTGAGCGATGATAATGGATAGATCGTAAAGACGCTGTAAATACATCCATGTACGCTCGAGCCGCGCAGATATGAATCTCATCCCTGAGATTCACCCTTTCAGGGCCGTCGCAAGCGACGTTCAAAGGCGTTCCTGACACCTTTGTCCCTGTCGCGGACGCTTTACTCTTCTATTCCATTATCACCGTTTTCGTTCCGCAAATTAATACGTCAACGAAATGCGTTAGCTGATTTTCACCAGCGTGCGGCCAGTGACTTTGTTTTCCAGCAGCGCAGCGGCGGTGGCTGGTACGTCTTCCAGCCCGATTTCCTGCGTGACTTGCTGATAAAACGACTCAGGCAGGATGGTAGCCAGACGCTCCCACGCTTGCTGGCGGCGAGCAAGCGGTGCCATTACGGAATCCACGCCTTGCAGGCGAACATTGCGTAAAATAAATGGCATCACGGTCGTTGGCAGCGCAATACCGCCAGCCAGACCACATGCAGCAACTGTTGCGTTGTAGTCCATCTGTGCCAGCAGCGTTGCCAGCACGTTGTCGCCGACGGTATCAATTGCGCCAGCCCAGCGTTGTTTTTCCAATGGGCGAGGCGTTCCACTGAATTCACTGCGATCCAGCACCTGTTTGGCGCCCAGTTTTTTCAGATAATCGGTATTATCAGCACGGCCGCTGACGGCGGTTACCTGATAACCTAGCTCTGCAAGCAGGGCGACAGCGGTACTGCCAACGCCGCCGCTGGCACCCGTCACAATAATGTCGCCGCTTTCTGGTGTCACGCCGCCATCTTCTAGCGCCATCACGCACAGCATCGCGGTAAAGCCTGCTGTGCCAAGGATCATGGCATTACGCGCATCCAGAGAAGCAGGGAGCGGCACCAGCCAATCACTTTTCACACGTGCTTGCTGTGCCAAACCACCCCAGTGGTTTTCACCCACGCCCCAACCGGTCAGGATGACAGGCTGGCCGACGGTAAACCGATCGCTGTCGCTGTGCCCTACAGTACCGACAAAATCGATCCCTGGAACCATCGGGAAATTACGAATAATTTTGCCTTTGCCTGTAATGGCAAGCGCATCTTTATAATTAATGCTGGACCAACTTATATCGACCGTCACGTCCCCGGCGGGAAGCTGCTCTGCGTCAATCTCGCGAATCTGAGCGTGGGTCAGTCCGTCTGACTGTTCAAGAACTAAAGCCTGCATGGGCTATCTCCTGTGGCAGGATTAAAATGGGGAAGTCATTAACGACTATATACCCGTCATACTTCAAGCTGCATGTGCGTTGGCGTCGCTTAGTTACCCGAATCACTTACTTGAGTAAGCTCATCGGGATGCCCTCGCTCGCCGCCTTCCTGCAACTCGAATTATTTAGGGTATAGTTATTACAGGTACTCTTTGTTAATAAAGGTACTATGTTGCTTGCCTATGCGAACTGATAAAAAACAACAAACTCGCAGAAATGACAATTATTTGGAATAGGACGCAGGGATGGGATTTACGACCAGATTCTCGATACTCGTGGTATTGCTGACGGCGCTCGCCATTTTTCTTATGCTTTTCAGTAGCATATTTAGCCTCTGTTACTATAGCCAGTCGCGAACGGAGCAACAGCTGCGTGAGGTCACGGCCAGTATCGATCAGGCGTTATTAGTGCAATCGCCTGAAAATATCCAGTATTGGTTGCCGGGGATGATGAAAACGGCGGGTATTGTCGTGCTGGAGATCCAGGATAACGACGCTACCCTCTATTCAATACAGTTGCCTGAGGCCAGTTGGGAACGCACGCATCTCTATCATGAAGTCGAATTCCCGCTGATGCATCATTTGAACATGACGATCGCCTTAAAATATGTCGACCCACTGATTGGTTTACCGCGCTTTGTGGTGTCTACCCTGTCGGTTTTGTTGGCCGCTGGCGTGATGCTCCTGATGCTGTACTTCTCCATCCGCTGGCTCCGCCAGCAGACTGCCGGACAGGAAGAGTTGGAAAAGCGTGCGCAGCGTATTCTCAAAGGCGAACGTGAATCAGTGATGCAGGGGTCGGTACGTGAATGGCCCGTCAATACTAGCGGGGCTCTCGATCAGCTGTTGTCCGATTTAGTGGAAGCGCGTGAGGAACGCGGGCGGGTCGATACCTTAATCCGCGCCTTTGCCGCACAGGATGCTGAAACCGGACTGAGTAATCGTCTGTTTTTTGACAACCAACTGACCACGCAGTTGGAAGATGGTGAAGAAGTGGGGACTCACGGTATTGTAATGATGATCCGCGTGCCAGATTTTGAAACGTTGCAGGAGACGCATGGTGATAACAATCTCCTTCAGGAATACCGCTTTACGTTAGTCAACCTGCTGTCGACGTTTGTCATGCGTTATCCCTCCGCACTGCTGGCACGTTATTTCAGCAGCGATTTCACCGTATTACTCCCTCACAGTACGTTAAAGGAAGCCAATGCGATTGCCACGCAACTGGTGAAAGCTATTGATATTCTCCCTGCTTGTCCACTTATCGATCGGGAGGAGGTTCTTCACATTGGTATTTGCGCCTATCGCGGTGGGCAAAGTGCTGAGCAGGTCATGGAAAGTGTGGAGGACGCGACGCGTAATGCGGTATTGCAGGGCGGTAACAGCTGGTGCGTGTTTGACAGGCAGGTGCCGGATAAAGGGCGTGGCAGCGTGAAATGGCGAACCTTGCTGGAACAAACGTTGGCGCGTGGCGGGCCGCGGCTGTATCAGAAGCCTGCTGTCACCAAAGAAGGGGTTGTGCATCATCGTGAAATGATGAGTCGGATTTATGACGGAGAACAGGAACTGCTCGCCGCAGAGTACATGCCTTTGGTTCAACAGTTGGGGTTGGCGACCAGCTATGATCGCCAACTTGTCGCTCGTATTGTTGATTTGTCGGCGAACTGGCCCGGAGAAACGCTGGCTTTACCGGTAAGTGTGGACTCACTTTTGCAAAAGCCTTTCTTGCGCTGGCTGAAAGAAATATTGCTGCAATGTCCGAAAACGCAGCGGCAGCGCATTTTATTTGAACTTGCTGAGGCCGATGTTTGTCAATATATCGGTCGCCTGCGCCCGGTTCTTACTGTAATCCTGGGATTAGGCTGTCGCCTGGCGGTAACGCAGGCGGGTCTGACACTGGTTAGCACGACGTATATTAAGTCGCTGCCCGTGGAGGTCATCAAGCTTCATCCCGGTTTGGTACGCAGTCTTGAGCGTCGCCCGGAAAATCAGCTTTTTGTGCAAAGTTTGACCGAGGCCTGTAAAGGCACGCAAACCCGTGTGTTTGCTGCTGGTGTGCGTACCAAAGAGGAGTGGCGGATGCTGCTGGGCAAGGGGGTTTATGGCGGGCAAGGCGATTTTTTTGCCGCATCAGTCCCCGTAACGGATGAGCTGAAAAAATATTCACCGCAGCATCGTGTTTAGTATAAACGTCCTGTTCAAATTGACGTAGAATGAGGCGTTTGTTAAATCGGTTAGTGTGTGCTTACGTTAGCGCCAATCCGATTAAATGTTAGATTTTATGTCCTGTGTTAGTGCAATTCTGTCGGGTAGACAGGGGTAAAATGCCTTGCTGCCTGAGGAGACGGCATTCTGTGTCTTCTCCCTGATGCCGACGTGCGCAACGCAGACTTATTTTTCACCGAAGCAGAGCCTTTTCGTGCCTTGTCGCTGCTTCGTGTGGTTGGTAAAGTAGGCGGATTTATTTTTCGCCCCCAGCTTGCAGGATTATCCTTTAGTTATGTTTAAGAAATTTCGTGGCATGTTTTCCAACGACTTGTCCATCGACCTGGGTACCGCCAATACCCTAATTTATGTTAAAGGGCAGGGCATCATACTGAATGAACCCTCTGTGGTTGCGATCCGTCAGGATCGTGCTGGTTCCCAAAAAAGCGTGGCAGCAGTAGGCCATGATGCCAAGCAGATGCTGGGCAGAACACCTGGGAATATCGTGGCGATTCGCCCGATGAAAGATGGCGTTATTGCCGATTTCCAGGTCACGGAAAAAATGTTGCAGCACTTCATCAAGCAAGTGCATAACGACAGCTTTATGCGTCCAAGCCCGCGTGTATTGGTGTGTGTGCCGGTCGGTGCGACACAGGTTGAGCGCCGCGCCATTCGCGAATCTGCGCTGGGTGCAGGTGCCCGTGAAGTGTTCCTGATCGAAGAGCCGATGGCGGCTGCGATCGGTGCTGGTATGCCAGTATCTGAAGCGACGGGTTCCATGGTAGTGGATATTGGTGGTGGTACGACGGAAGTTGCGGTGATCTCGCTGAACGGCGTGGTGTACTCCTCTTCAGTGCGTATTGGCGGTGACCGCTTTGATGAAGCGATCATCAACTACGTTCGTCGTAACTATGGTTCACTGATCGGTGAAGCGACGGCAGAACGTATCAAGCATGAAATTGGCTCTGCTTATCCGGGCGACGAAGTGCTTGAGATTGAAGTGCGCGGCCGTAACCTTGCAGAAGGTGTTCCACGTGGGTTCACGCTGAACTCCAATGAAATTCTGGA is a window of Pectobacterium punjabense DNA encoding:
- the msrP gene encoding protein-methionine-sulfoxide reductase catalytic subunit MsrP, which produces MQKHRKFTEADVTPESLFYQRRRVLKALGISAAALALPLSAQADLLAWFKGSDKPKAPPGKPLTFSQPADWKLDLPLTPEDKVTGYNNFYEFGLDKADPAANAGGLKTEGWTIKIDGDVAKPLTLDIDDLLKRFPLEERIYRFRCVEAWSMVIPWVGFELAKLIKFADPTSNARYVAFQTLYDPEQMPGQKDRFMGGGLDYPYVEGLRLDEAMNPLALLAVGVYGKTLPPQNGAPIRLVTPWKYGFKNIKSIVHIRFTRERPPCTWNLAASDEYGFYANVNPHVDHPRWSQATERVIGSGGLLNVERQPTLLFNGYAEQVASLYRGLNLRDNF
- a CDS encoding MDR family oxidoreductase, producing MQALVLEQSDGLTHAQIREIDAEQLPAGDVTVDISWSSINYKDALAITGKGKIIRNFPMVPGIDFVGTVGHSDSDRFTVGQPVILTGWGVGENHWGGLAQQARVKSDWLVPLPASLDARNAMILGTAGFTAMLCVMALEDGGVTPESGDIIVTGASGGVGSTAVALLAELGYQVTAVSGRADNTDYLKKLGAKQVLDRSEFSGTPRPLEKQRWAGAIDTVGDNVLATLLAQMDYNATVAACGLAGGIALPTTVMPFILRNVRLQGVDSVMAPLARRQQAWERLATILPESFYQQVTQEIGLEDVPATAAALLENKVTGRTLVKIS
- the csrD gene encoding RNase E specificity factor CsrD; protein product: MGFTTRFSILVVLLTALAIFLMLFSSIFSLCYYSQSRTEQQLREVTASIDQALLVQSPENIQYWLPGMMKTAGIVVLEIQDNDATLYSIQLPEASWERTHLYHEVEFPLMHHLNMTIALKYVDPLIGLPRFVVSTLSVLLAAGVMLLMLYFSIRWLRQQTAGQEELEKRAQRILKGERESVMQGSVREWPVNTSGALDQLLSDLVEAREERGRVDTLIRAFAAQDAETGLSNRLFFDNQLTTQLEDGEEVGTHGIVMMIRVPDFETLQETHGDNNLLQEYRFTLVNLLSTFVMRYPSALLARYFSSDFTVLLPHSTLKEANAIATQLVKAIDILPACPLIDREEVLHIGICAYRGGQSAEQVMESVEDATRNAVLQGGNSWCVFDRQVPDKGRGSVKWRTLLEQTLARGGPRLYQKPAVTKEGVVHHREMMSRIYDGEQELLAAEYMPLVQQLGLATSYDRQLVARIVDLSANWPGETLALPVSVDSLLQKPFLRWLKEILLQCPKTQRQRILFELAEADVCQYIGRLRPVLTVILGLGCRLAVTQAGLTLVSTTYIKSLPVEVIKLHPGLVRSLERRPENQLFVQSLTEACKGTQTRVFAAGVRTKEEWRMLLGKGVYGGQGDFFAASVPVTDELKKYSPQHRV
- the mreB gene encoding rod shape-determining protein MreB, which produces MFKKFRGMFSNDLSIDLGTANTLIYVKGQGIILNEPSVVAIRQDRAGSQKSVAAVGHDAKQMLGRTPGNIVAIRPMKDGVIADFQVTEKMLQHFIKQVHNDSFMRPSPRVLVCVPVGATQVERRAIRESALGAGAREVFLIEEPMAAAIGAGMPVSEATGSMVVDIGGGTTEVAVISLNGVVYSSSVRIGGDRFDEAIINYVRRNYGSLIGEATAERIKHEIGSAYPGDEVLEIEVRGRNLAEGVPRGFTLNSNEILEALQEPLTGIVSAVMAALEQCPPELASDISERGMVLTGGGALLRNLDRLLMEETGIPVVVAEDPLTCVARGGGKALEMIDMHGGDLFSEE